One stretch of Planctomycetota bacterium DNA includes these proteins:
- the trpC gene encoding indole-3-glycerol phosphate synthase TrpC: protein MPSILDAIVARKQDEVRAARQRVSLVDLERAAASASPPRDFFAAVTAPGAVRLIAEFKRRSPSAGPIRPGAEVARVVSAYAAAGAAALSILTDGPGFGGDLADLAVAREAVPLPLLRKEFVIDAYQVVEARAAGADAVLLIAECLDDCRLRSLYRLILDLGMTPLVELHDAANLPRVVDTGATLIGVNNRDLRTMTTDLDHVLRLRHRVPEACALVAESGIRTPADVARLAAEGIDAMLVGESLLASPDPGAAAARLVAAASHG from the coding sequence ATGCCGTCGATCCTCGACGCGATCGTCGCCCGGAAGCAGGACGAGGTCCGCGCGGCACGGCAGCGCGTGTCCCTCGTCGACCTCGAACGGGCCGCCGCCAGTGCATCGCCGCCGCGCGATTTCTTCGCCGCCGTGACCGCGCCGGGTGCGGTTCGGTTGATCGCCGAGTTCAAACGCCGCAGCCCGTCGGCCGGGCCGATCCGCCCCGGCGCCGAGGTGGCGAGGGTCGTCAGCGCCTACGCCGCGGCCGGGGCCGCCGCCCTCTCGATCCTCACCGACGGACCCGGCTTCGGTGGCGACCTCGCCGACCTGGCCGTTGCCCGGGAAGCGGTCCCGCTTCCGCTGCTCCGCAAGGAGTTCGTGATCGACGCGTATCAGGTCGTCGAGGCTCGTGCCGCCGGCGCCGACGCGGTCCTGCTGATCGCCGAGTGTCTCGACGACTGCCGGCTGCGGAGCCTGTACCGCCTGATCCTCGACCTGGGAATGACGCCGCTGGTGGAGCTGCACGACGCGGCCAACCTGCCGCGCGTGGTCGACACCGGCGCGACGCTGATCGGTGTCAACAACCGCGATTTGCGCACGATGACCACCGATCTCGACCACGTCCTCCGCCTCCGGCACCGGGTGCCCGAGGCATGCGCCCTGGTCGCGGAGAGCGGAATCCGGACCCCGGCCGACGTCGCCCGTCTCGCCGCGGAAGGAATCGACGCGATGCTCGTCGGCGAGTCGCTGCTGGCCAGCCCCGACCCGGGGGCCGCCGCGGCGCGGCTGGTGGCGGCCGCCAGCCACGGCTGA
- the smpB gene encoding SsrA-binding protein SmpB: MGLVDGTRSVPCGKTPCPPPRDESAPVANPKPTRPNQGRKTPPADPKPAERVVAENRKARHEYEVIDTLECGIALVGSEVKSLRAGRMSLDEAYGRVDGREVWLLGCDIPEYEKANRLNHVPKRPRKLLLHRREIVRFAGQALEKGLTLVPLKMYFKDGRVKVLMGIGRGRKLHDKREKLKAATAKRDIDAALRRDRRG; encoded by the coding sequence ATGGGTTTGGTGGACGGAACTCGCAGTGTACCCTGCGGGAAAACCCCCTGCCCACCTCCGCGCGACGAGTCCGCACCCGTGGCCAACCCCAAACCCACCCGGCCGAACCAGGGCCGCAAGACGCCCCCGGCCGACCCGAAGCCGGCGGAGCGGGTCGTCGCGGAAAACCGCAAGGCGCGTCACGAATACGAGGTCATCGACACGCTCGAATGCGGCATCGCGCTTGTCGGAAGCGAAGTCAAGAGCCTGCGTGCGGGGCGGATGTCACTCGACGAGGCCTACGGCCGCGTCGACGGCCGCGAGGTTTGGTTGCTCGGCTGCGACATCCCGGAATACGAGAAGGCCAATCGGCTCAACCACGTTCCGAAGCGACCGCGGAAACTGCTGCTCCACCGGCGGGAGATCGTCCGCTTCGCCGGCCAGGCACTCGAGAAGGGGCTGACGCTCGTGCCCTTGAAGATGTACTTCAAGGACGGTCGCGTGAAGGTGCTGATGGGGATCGGCCGCGGGCGGAAGCTCCACGACAAACGCGAGAAGCTCAAGGCGGCGACCGCCAAACGCGACATCGATGCGGCCCTGCGGCGCGACCGGAGGGGATGA
- a CDS encoding response regulator transcription factor has protein sequence MSTSLPHILVVEDEEHLAIGIKFNLEAEGLRVTAVGDGQTALETVGREDPPVDLVVLDLMLPGMSGYAVCEALRERGHALPVVMLTARTLVEDRIRGFDAGADVYLQKPFDLDELLSIVRSLLARRGRVVRAAAVGEPGGRGSRYRFGDAEVNFDTFEARLRDQPVRLTNLEMKLLRYFVEHEGSVVSREELLTKVWGLARPPATRTVDTFVFNLRQAFEADPSKPVHFLSVRGTGYRFVGDRSPERAGTAAGAEPC, from the coding sequence ATGTCCACATCGCTGCCGCACATCCTCGTCGTCGAGGACGAGGAGCACCTCGCGATCGGGATCAAGTTCAACCTCGAGGCGGAAGGCCTGCGGGTCACGGCCGTCGGCGACGGGCAGACGGCGCTGGAGACGGTCGGCCGGGAGGATCCGCCGGTCGATCTGGTGGTCCTCGACCTGATGCTGCCGGGAATGAGCGGCTACGCGGTCTGTGAAGCGCTCCGCGAGCGTGGGCATGCCTTGCCGGTCGTGATGCTCACGGCGCGGACGCTCGTCGAGGATCGGATCCGCGGCTTCGACGCCGGAGCCGACGTGTACCTGCAGAAGCCGTTCGACCTCGACGAATTGCTGTCGATCGTCCGCAGCCTGCTGGCCCGCCGCGGGCGCGTGGTGAGGGCGGCGGCGGTCGGCGAGCCGGGCGGTCGCGGCAGCCGCTACCGGTTCGGCGACGCCGAGGTGAACTTCGACACGTTCGAGGCCCGGCTCCGTGATCAGCCGGTCCGGCTGACGAACCTGGAGATGAAACTTCTCCGCTACTTCGTCGAACACGAGGGCTCGGTCGTGTCGCGCGAGGAGCTGCTGACGAAGGTCTGGGGGCTCGCCCGTCCCCCGGCGACCCGGACGGTCGACACGTTCGTGTTCAACCTCCGCCAGGCGTTCGAGGCCGATCCGTCGAAGCCGGTCCATTTTCTCTCCGTCCGCGGCACCGGCTACCGCTTCGTCGGCGATCGTTCACCGGAGCGGGCGGGCACCGCAGCGGGTGCCGAGCCCTGCTGA
- the purH gene encoding bifunctional phosphoribosylaminoimidazolecarboxamide formyltransferase/IMP cyclohydrolase, with the protein MAAPSPPSGPPPDHVPLRRVLVSVFDKTGIDRLGRGLAGAGVEVLSTGGTARALAAQGLAVRDVSAFTGFPEILDGRVKTLHPRIFAGLLCRADRADDLSTLAEHGIGTIDAVVVNLYPFSSVASRPDCRAEEAIELIDIGGPSLVRAAAKNHAFTAVITDPEQYDDLLAALAAGSTTLVQRRLWAARAFERTAAYDTQIASWMATHAGLVTPATPAAATAVPDDEAPLPARLSLELERRLPLRYGENPHQAATLFAPVGTRAGLAGLRQLHGKELSYNNLLDLDAATRLAGLLPAAAAVIIKHTNPCGAATAATVAGALEEALAADPVSAYGSILAVNRPFDDEAARVLTKPGLFVEAIAAPAFSPGALTLLSTVPSWKASVRLVEVPSGDPWEATAGLELRSIAGGLLAQRPDDRCDDPAAWRVATRSAPPAALTPLLDFAFTIVRRLSSNAIAVCRGVAGSPAAGATLIGAGVGQTARVDAVRLALAKAGPRARGAVLASDAFFPFADSIEPIAAAGIAAIIQPGGSKRDPEVIAAAEAAGIPMVFSSHRHFRH; encoded by the coding sequence ATGGCCGCTCCATCTCCTCCGTCCGGTCCACCGCCGGATCACGTGCCGCTGCGACGCGTGCTGGTCAGTGTCTTCGACAAGACGGGCATCGATCGCCTCGGCCGGGGGCTGGCCGGCGCCGGGGTCGAGGTGCTGAGCACCGGGGGCACCGCCCGGGCGCTGGCCGCGCAGGGGCTCGCGGTGCGCGACGTCTCGGCGTTCACCGGTTTTCCGGAGATCCTCGACGGCCGGGTGAAGACCCTCCACCCGCGGATCTTCGCCGGGCTCCTCTGCCGTGCCGATCGCGCCGACGACCTGTCGACGCTCGCCGAGCACGGCATCGGCACGATCGATGCCGTCGTCGTGAATCTCTACCCGTTCTCGTCGGTCGCCTCGCGTCCCGATTGCCGGGCCGAGGAAGCGATCGAATTGATCGACATCGGCGGTCCGAGCCTCGTCCGCGCCGCGGCGAAGAACCATGCGTTCACGGCGGTGATCACCGATCCGGAACAGTACGACGATCTGCTCGCGGCGCTGGCGGCGGGAAGCACGACGCTCGTCCAGCGGCGGCTGTGGGCGGCCCGCGCCTTCGAGCGGACCGCCGCCTACGACACGCAGATCGCCTCGTGGATGGCGACTCACGCCGGTCTGGTCACTCCCGCCACGCCGGCCGCGGCGACGGCCGTGCCCGACGACGAAGCACCGCTGCCGGCGCGGCTGTCGCTGGAGCTGGAGCGTCGTCTGCCGCTGCGCTACGGCGAGAACCCCCACCAGGCGGCGACGCTGTTCGCCCCCGTCGGCACCAGGGCCGGGTTGGCCGGCCTCCGCCAACTCCACGGCAAGGAGCTGTCGTACAACAACCTCCTCGATCTCGACGCCGCGACGCGGCTGGCCGGGCTTTTGCCGGCGGCGGCGGCGGTGATCATCAAGCACACCAATCCCTGCGGGGCCGCCACCGCGGCGACGGTGGCCGGGGCGTTGGAGGAGGCGCTGGCCGCCGATCCGGTCAGCGCCTACGGCTCGATCCTCGCGGTCAACCGGCCGTTCGACGACGAGGCGGCCCGTGTGCTCACCAAACCGGGACTGTTCGTCGAGGCGATCGCCGCCCCGGCGTTCTCCCCCGGGGCCCTCACGCTCCTCTCCACCGTGCCGAGCTGGAAGGCGTCGGTGCGGCTCGTCGAGGTCCCCTCGGGCGATCCCTGGGAGGCGACGGCGGGGCTGGAGCTGCGTTCCATCGCCGGTGGCCTTCTCGCCCAGCGCCCCGACGACCGCTGCGACGACCCGGCGGCCTGGCGGGTGGCGACGCGTTCCGCCCCGCCGGCGGCCCTGACGCCGCTCCTCGACTTCGCATTCACGATCGTGCGGCGGCTTTCGAGCAACGCGATCGCCGTCTGCCGCGGAGTGGCCGGCTCGCCGGCCGCCGGCGCCACGCTCATCGGGGCCGGTGTCGGGCAGACGGCACGCGTCGATGCGGTGCGGTTGGCGCTGGCCAAGGCGGGCCCCCGGGCCCGCGGCGCGGTGCTCGCCTCCGACGCCTTCTTCCCGTTCGCCGACTCGATCGAGCCGATCGCCGCAGCGGGGATCGCGGCGATCATCCAGCCCGGTGGGTCGAAACGGGACCCCGAGGTGATCGCCGCGGCCGAGGCGGCCGGAATCCCGATGGTCTTCTCTTCGCACCGCCATTTCCGGCACTGA
- a CDS encoding formylglycine-generating enzyme family protein, whose amino-acid sequence MHRFSPAVDLRRCPACRRAAWLALPYLVLLATGPAGVAADPVTPGFVAGDEKPSGDDAAVRVPGGWMVAYDETIPGTGVTFRMLPVAGGTFRRGSPADEEGHGPEEGPIHEIRVEPYWMGRCEVTWAEYKAYMAACDLFKAMESARINPVTAANEADAVTAPSNLYDPTTTFTHGEEPLLPAATMTQFAARQYTKWLSGLTGRFHRLPTEAEWEYACRAGTATPFSAPAEEFDAIAWHAGNADDTTHEVGAKKPNAWGFHDMHGNVGEWVIDELLPDGYARQAALPQPVVAMAAIVWPTHLSPRVVRGGSYYDEPQRCRSAARRGSEDTAWKEVDPNLPKSPWWYTEEPALGVGMRIVRPFTVPDAAERRRWWEADIESIRADTADRLLQGRGARGIVSPTLQDQLKAAGLVK is encoded by the coding sequence ATGCATCGGTTTTCCCCCGCCGTTGATCTCCGCCGCTGCCCGGCCTGTCGCCGGGCGGCATGGCTGGCCCTGCCATACCTCGTGCTCCTCGCCACCGGCCCGGCCGGGGTCGCAGCCGATCCGGTCACTCCCGGATTCGTCGCCGGCGACGAGAAACCGTCTGGCGACGACGCGGCCGTGCGCGTGCCCGGGGGGTGGATGGTGGCCTACGACGAGACGATCCCGGGCACCGGCGTGACCTTCCGGATGCTGCCGGTCGCCGGAGGCACGTTCCGCAGGGGAAGCCCGGCCGACGAGGAGGGACACGGCCCCGAAGAAGGTCCGATCCACGAGATCCGCGTCGAACCGTACTGGATGGGGCGGTGCGAGGTCACCTGGGCTGAATACAAGGCGTACATGGCCGCCTGCGATCTCTTCAAGGCGATGGAGTCGGCGCGGATCAATCCGGTGACCGCCGCCAACGAAGCCGACGCGGTCACCGCCCCGAGCAACCTGTACGACCCGACCACGACGTTCACCCATGGCGAAGAGCCGCTCCTCCCCGCCGCGACGATGACCCAATTCGCCGCGCGGCAGTACACGAAGTGGCTCAGCGGACTGACGGGACGGTTCCACCGGTTGCCCACCGAGGCGGAGTGGGAATACGCGTGCCGGGCCGGAACGGCGACGCCGTTTTCCGCCCCGGCCGAGGAGTTCGACGCGATCGCCTGGCACGCGGGCAACGCCGACGACACGACCCACGAGGTGGGGGCCAAGAAACCCAACGCCTGGGGATTCCACGACATGCACGGCAACGTCGGCGAATGGGTGATCGACGAGCTCCTGCCCGACGGCTACGCACGACAGGCCGCACTGCCGCAGCCGGTGGTGGCGATGGCGGCCATCGTGTGGCCGACGCACCTCTCACCGCGCGTCGTTCGCGGCGGTTCCTACTACGACGAGCCGCAGCGCTGCCGCAGCGCTGCACGGCGCGGTAGCGAGGACACGGCCTGGAAGGAAGTCGATCCCAATCTCCCCAAAAGCCCCTGGTGGTACACCGAGGAACCGGCGCTGGGGGTGGGGATGCGGATCGTGAGGCCATTCACGGTCCCCGACGCTGCGGAGCGCCGGCGCTGGTGGGAAGCCGATATCGAGAGCATCCGGGCCGACACGGCCGACCGGCTGCTCCAAGGACGCGGCGCACGGGGGATCGTCAGCCCGACCTTGCAGGACCAACTGAAGGCGGCCGGTCTGGTGAAGTGA
- a CDS encoding HAMP domain-containing histidine kinase: MEPRRSLGWPILLGVVLVGSIIALGVGWVLVSIAAALGSKNAAFYWAILGVGVALLVLVLVGVIVYAFLTVKAIALSQRQSNFIDSVTHELKSPLASLKLYLQTLTRRPVSAEQQADFHRFMLEDVERLDTLIDHLLDAAKTLQRRGPRGGETTALEPVLVQARDAVAKRYSIGTDTIPIGALDTGGVLADALRVRGRPADLEILFRNLIDNAVKYSLPTPDVRVEAGAATGGGVVVRVLDSGPGIPAPERRNVFRRFVRLGSELERSTPGTGLGLSLVQSIVRHLRGRVTVRDRAPATGTVIEVRLPGVRR, encoded by the coding sequence ATGGAACCGCGCCGCTCTCTCGGCTGGCCGATCTTGCTCGGGGTCGTGCTCGTCGGGTCGATCATCGCGCTGGGTGTCGGCTGGGTGCTGGTGAGCATCGCCGCCGCGCTCGGCTCGAAGAACGCCGCCTTCTACTGGGCGATCCTCGGCGTCGGCGTGGCGCTGCTGGTGCTCGTCCTGGTGGGTGTGATCGTCTACGCCTTCCTGACCGTCAAGGCGATCGCGCTGTCGCAGCGGCAGAGCAATTTCATCGACAGCGTCACGCACGAACTGAAAAGCCCGCTGGCCTCCCTCAAACTCTATCTCCAAACCCTCACCCGGCGGCCGGTGTCGGCCGAGCAGCAGGCCGACTTCCACCGCTTCATGCTCGAGGACGTCGAACGCCTCGACACCCTCATCGACCACCTCCTCGACGCGGCCAAGACGCTCCAGCGGCGCGGACCTCGTGGCGGGGAGACGACCGCGCTCGAACCGGTGCTCGTGCAGGCGCGCGACGCCGTCGCCAAACGCTATTCGATCGGGACCGACACGATCCCGATCGGGGCGCTCGACACCGGGGGCGTGCTTGCCGACGCGCTGCGCGTCCGGGGGCGGCCGGCCGATCTCGAGATCCTGTTCCGCAACCTCATCGACAATGCCGTGAAATACTCGTTGCCGACACCCGACGTGCGCGTCGAGGCGGGGGCCGCGACCGGGGGAGGCGTCGTGGTCCGCGTCCTCGACAGCGGTCCCGGCATCCCCGCCCCGGAGCGGCGCAACGTCTTCCGGCGCTTCGTCCGGCTGGGGAGCGAGCTCGAGCGATCGACGCCGGGCACGGGGCTGGGGCTGTCGCTGGTGCAGTCGATCGTCCGCCACCTCCGCGGCCGTGTCACGGTGCGCGACCGGGCGCCGGCGACCGGCACGGTGATCGAGGTCCGGCTCCCCGGTGTCCGCCGCTGA
- a CDS encoding NAD-dependent epimerase/dehydratase family protein: protein MPPLRRFPTPQTASSAASAEPVNRVPDPGERKYGALAARTTLEGGADRWIASAQLGLRQARGRSTMPPVPTVTSSRSAPLTTPDMEPVPRSSPVAAVTGATGLLGNNLVRLLVDRGWRVRAVVRSATAASRTLAGLPVEAVVADLADGAALGAALDGCRAVFHSAAHVHCGWRHFDAMHATNVGGTARVARAARDAGARLVHVSSVDAIGLRSDGDAADEDTPPGLMPECPYVITKREAEAAVVAEVERGLDAVIVNPTYMLGPWDWKPSSGRMLLEVGQGRGVLAPPGGNDFVDVRDVAAGALAAAERGCRGRRYILGGHGLSYLEAWRTFARIAGRMQPLGTAPQTLLRAAGWCGDLASLFTRHELPVNSAATAMAALPHHFSSARARSELGYSFRPFEATVTDAWLWFVDHGFARVPRGRPALAR from the coding sequence ATGCCGCCGCTGCGGCGGTTTCCAACCCCACAAACGGCATCTTCCGCGGCGTCCGCCGAACCCGTCAATCGCGTCCCCGACCCAGGGGAGCGAAAGTACGGGGCACTGGCCGCCCGAACTACACTTGAGGGCGGTGCCGATCGATGGATCGCGTCGGCCCAGCTTGGTCTTCGACAGGCTCGAGGGCGATCCACCATGCCACCCGTCCCCACCGTTACGTCCTCCCGGTCCGCCCCCCTTACCACGCCGGACATGGAGCCGGTCCCGCGCTCGTCGCCCGTGGCGGCCGTCACCGGGGCGACGGGGCTGCTCGGCAACAACCTCGTCCGCCTGCTGGTCGACCGCGGCTGGAGGGTGCGGGCCGTCGTCCGCTCCGCCACGGCGGCCTCGCGCACGCTCGCCGGCCTGCCGGTCGAAGCGGTCGTGGCCGACCTCGCCGACGGCGCTGCCCTGGGAGCGGCGCTCGACGGTTGCCGGGCGGTGTTCCACTCCGCCGCACACGTCCACTGCGGCTGGCGGCACTTCGACGCGATGCACGCGACCAACGTCGGCGGCACCGCCCGGGTGGCCCGCGCCGCCCGGGACGCCGGCGCCCGGCTGGTCCACGTGTCGAGCGTCGACGCCATCGGTCTCCGCTCCGACGGCGATGCGGCCGACGAGGACACGCCCCCCGGGCTGATGCCCGAGTGCCCCTACGTGATCACGAAGCGCGAGGCCGAGGCGGCGGTGGTCGCCGAGGTGGAGCGCGGACTCGACGCCGTGATCGTCAACCCGACCTACATGCTCGGGCCCTGGGACTGGAAACCGTCCAGCGGTCGGATGCTCCTCGAGGTCGGCCAGGGGCGCGGCGTGCTGGCACCGCCGGGCGGGAACGATTTCGTCGACGTCCGCGACGTCGCCGCGGGGGCCCTCGCGGCGGCCGAGCGGGGCTGCCGTGGACGCCGCTACATCCTCGGTGGCCACGGACTGTCATACCTCGAGGCATGGCGGACGTTCGCCCGGATCGCCGGACGGATGCAGCCGCTCGGCACCGCTCCCCAGACGCTGCTCCGGGCCGCCGGATGGTGCGGCGACCTGGCGAGCCTGTTCACGCGTCACGAGCTCCCGGTGAACTCTGCGGCGACGGCGATGGCTGCCCTCCCCCACCATTTTTCGTCGGCCCGGGCCCGCAGCGAACTGGGATACTCGTTCCGACCGTTCGAGGCCACGGTGACCGACGCCTGGCTGTGGTTCGTCGACCACGGCTTCGCGCGCGTGCCCCGCGGCCGGCCGGCGCTGGCGCGCTGA
- a CDS encoding serine/threonine protein kinase → MACSTARHSGAVILACAMAVTAGAFPRAGADQWPDWRGPAADRHAPGTGYVDSFDLENGTNVLWSTPEGGGISTPVILDGRLYTLVRHRPGTAEEAEKVLCLDAMTGKKLWENVFNVYLSDVPSERVGWSAVVADPKSKTIFAHGVCGAFSAIDAETGKTIWRRSLHEEFGFLSTYGGRTNIPVVFEDLVIASAVVTGWGDTARPAHRFLGLDAATGTVRWMNGTKELPEDTTYSTPQIAEFGGQAALVFGSSDGSVWNFQPRTGRAVWNLRLSRRGLNVPPLVDGTTIYMAQAEENLDNTTMGSVTAFDGGAVPPPAAPSAAAPAAGAGPPAPNTDITTVAVKWQKKGVMDGRAMPVILGNRVYFIDDGAKVYAFDKATEEPVGKPQKLLGTIVRGSPLVADGKLYVCSTGGWHVLEPTAEGIKFVNRMRLPESDEVTASPIAWNGRIYLTTGERLVCLGRADAPAPSTSAVETMAERVARATSSGAGEPAWVQVVPAEAQIAAGEKLNLEARLFDAAGRFVRTTPAEFATTSGTVAADGTFTAPPGRHSAAIVTATVGKLTGRSRIRSMPPLPWRFDFDDVALAAPPTGGPPRGEPPLPWIGMRYRHVVREVDGSKCLVKITTIPKGTRSQGWIGPITLHDYRIRADLRAAESGVGKPGDPATPVAATSDADAFAKAFGNPAALEKARMPDMGLIAQRYTLDLMGASQQLQIRTWPPQVATHFAKTIPFAWEAGRWYSVIFEARTEGSAARLRGKVWPRGEPEPAAWTIEAVHEAGNLQGSPGFFGNSKDSEIFIDNVVVESLAGTAAAAAGGE, encoded by the coding sequence ATGGCGTGTTCGACGGCGCGGCACAGTGGTGCCGTGATCCTGGCCTGTGCGATGGCCGTGACTGCCGGGGCGTTCCCCCGCGCGGGGGCCGATCAGTGGCCTGACTGGCGCGGTCCGGCAGCCGACCGGCACGCTCCGGGAACCGGCTACGTCGACTCGTTCGACCTCGAGAACGGGACGAACGTCCTCTGGTCGACCCCCGAGGGGGGCGGCATCTCGACCCCCGTGATCCTCGACGGCCGGCTGTACACGCTCGTCCGCCACCGCCCCGGAACCGCCGAGGAGGCGGAGAAGGTGCTGTGCCTCGACGCCATGACGGGGAAGAAACTCTGGGAGAACGTCTTCAACGTCTACCTCTCCGACGTGCCCAGCGAGCGCGTCGGCTGGTCGGCCGTGGTCGCCGATCCGAAGTCGAAGACGATCTTCGCCCACGGCGTCTGCGGTGCCTTCTCGGCGATCGACGCCGAAACCGGGAAGACCATATGGCGCCGGTCGCTCCACGAGGAGTTCGGGTTCCTCTCGACGTACGGCGGCCGGACCAACATCCCCGTCGTCTTCGAGGACCTCGTGATCGCCAGTGCCGTCGTCACCGGCTGGGGCGACACGGCCCGTCCGGCACATCGTTTCCTCGGGCTCGACGCCGCCACCGGCACGGTCCGCTGGATGAACGGCACCAAGGAGCTCCCCGAAGACACGACCTACTCCACGCCGCAGATCGCCGAGTTCGGCGGCCAGGCCGCCCTCGTCTTCGGATCGAGCGACGGCAGCGTCTGGAATTTCCAGCCGCGCACCGGCCGGGCCGTGTGGAACCTGCGGCTGTCGCGGCGCGGGCTCAACGTCCCGCCGCTCGTCGACGGCACGACGATCTACATGGCGCAGGCCGAGGAGAACCTCGACAACACGACGATGGGGTCGGTGACGGCGTTCGATGGCGGCGCCGTGCCGCCACCGGCGGCGCCTTCGGCCGCCGCGCCCGCCGCGGGCGCCGGTCCCCCCGCCCCGAACACCGACATCACCACAGTGGCCGTGAAGTGGCAGAAGAAGGGGGTGATGGACGGCCGGGCGATGCCCGTGATCCTCGGGAACCGCGTCTACTTCATCGACGACGGGGCCAAGGTCTATGCCTTCGACAAAGCGACCGAAGAGCCGGTCGGCAAACCGCAGAAACTCCTCGGGACGATCGTCCGCGGCAGCCCACTGGTCGCCGACGGCAAGCTGTATGTCTGCTCCACGGGGGGCTGGCACGTGCTCGAGCCGACCGCCGAGGGGATCAAGTTCGTCAACCGGATGCGCCTCCCGGAATCCGACGAGGTCACCGCCTCGCCGATCGCCTGGAACGGCCGGATCTACCTGACGACCGGCGAGCGGCTGGTGTGCCTCGGCCGTGCCGACGCGCCGGCACCGTCCACCAGCGCCGTGGAGACGATGGCGGAGCGCGTCGCCCGTGCGACCTCGAGCGGCGCGGGGGAGCCGGCCTGGGTCCAGGTCGTGCCCGCCGAAGCGCAGATCGCCGCCGGTGAGAAACTGAATCTCGAAGCCCGCCTGTTCGACGCGGCCGGACGGTTCGTCCGCACCACACCGGCGGAGTTCGCGACCACCTCCGGCACGGTCGCCGCCGACGGCACGTTCACCGCTCCGCCAGGTCGGCATTCGGCCGCCATCGTCACCGCCACCGTCGGCAAGCTGACGGGTCGGTCGCGGATCCGGTCGATGCCGCCGCTCCCGTGGCGTTTCGACTTCGACGACGTCGCGCTCGCCGCTCCCCCCACGGGTGGACCGCCGCGCGGCGAGCCCCCGCTCCCCTGGATCGGGATGCGCTACCGCCACGTCGTCCGCGAGGTGGACGGCTCGAAGTGCCTCGTCAAGATCACGACGATTCCCAAGGGCACGCGCAGCCAGGGCTGGATCGGGCCGATCACGCTCCACGACTACCGGATCCGCGCCGATCTCCGGGCGGCGGAGAGCGGCGTCGGCAAACCCGGCGACCCCGCCACGCCGGTGGCCGCGACGAGCGATGCCGACGCCTTCGCCAAGGCGTTCGGGAACCCTGCCGCCCTCGAGAAGGCGCGGATGCCCGACATGGGCCTGATCGCGCAGCGTTACACGCTCGACCTGATGGGGGCCAGCCAGCAACTCCAGATCCGCACGTGGCCGCCGCAGGTCGCGACGCACTTCGCCAAGACGATTCCCTTCGCCTGGGAGGCCGGCCGCTGGTATTCGGTGATCTTCGAGGCGCGGACGGAAGGCAGCGCGGCACGCCTCCGCGGCAAGGTCTGGCCACGGGGCGAGCCGGAGCCGGCGGCGTGGACGATCGAGGCTGTCCACGAGGCGGGCAACCTCCAGGGGAGCCCGGGATTCTTCGGCAATTCGAAGGATTCCGAGATCTTCATCGACAATGTCGTCGTCGAGAGCCTGGCGGGAACTGCGGCTGCGGCGGCAGGGGGAGAATGA